The following are encoded in a window of Ranitomeya variabilis isolate aRanVar5 chromosome 8, aRanVar5.hap1, whole genome shotgun sequence genomic DNA:
- the LOC143788819 gene encoding posterior protein-like — translation MKHWMRGQLLANVCWSQQENAWSLLQVWLPGPIAGQLKTEQMGDSCNGAEIRRKELQRIIGGRDIRGENALAMTRFRRYDDPLLFCNNYLSLYRTVYNCLEMSQDDANFLCSMANHCNVDYTTRMTLRNTSSYENFVNILRNWCNDSKEQYEPSENVSAVYRPRRRGYVRYCYKCGQPGHIKRYCNTPNMYPHRKSHSLHQEIDSVEAEEESISYNTEFIETCEEIGNVETDPDTNAPKPETLRSPNDKSKTEKRQEMSYNKQQKESANIPMIDPWVSLPFWLFWSWSQIALPLLLNCPAPFAKMVGLETMYHVILKQGD, via the exons ATGAAGCACTGGATGAGAGGTCAATTACTGGCGAATGTATGTTGGAGCCAACAAGAAAATGCTTGGTCTCTATTACAAGTTTGGCTTCCAGGGCCAATTGCAGGACAGCTAAAAACAGAACAAATGGGTGATAGTTGTAATGGTGCAGAGATAAGAAGGAAGGAATTACAACGCATCATAGGTGGACGAGACATTAGAGGTGAAAATGCCCTAGCAATGACCAGATTCAGGCGATATGATGATCCGTTGCTCTTTTGTAATAATTATCTGTCCTTATATAGGACTGTTTACAACTGTCTGGAAATGTCTCAGGATGATGCTAATTTCCTATGTTCAATGGCAAATCATTGTAATGTAGATTACACCACAAGAATGACTCTAAGGAATACTAGCTCCTATGAAAACTTTGTGAATATACTTAGGAACTGGTGTAATGACTCTAAAGAGCAATATGAACCGTCAGAAAATGTATCTGCTGTATACAGACCCAGGAGGCGAGGATATGTTAGGTATTGTTATAAATGTGGTCAACCAGGACACATTAAACGCTATTGTAATACACCTAACATGTACCCACATAGAAAAAGTCATTCATTGCACCAAGAAATTgatagtgttgaggctgaagaggaAAGTATATCCTACAACACAGAGTTCATAGAGACATGTGAGGAGATAGGTAATGTAGAAACTGACCCTGATACAAATGCACCAAAACCAGAAACATTACGGAGCCCAAATGACAAAAGTAAGACAGAAAAACGTCAGGAGATGTCATATAATAAACAACAAAAGGAAAGTGCTAATATCCCTATGATAGATCCATGGGTATCTCTACCATTCTGGTTATTTTGGAGTTGGTCACAAATTGCCCTACCACTGTTGCTAAACTGCCCAGCACCATTTGCCAAAATGGTTGG ACTGGAGACCATGTATCACGTGATATTAAAGCAAGGAGATTAA